From a region of the Eulemur rufifrons isolate Redbay chromosome 7, OSU_ERuf_1, whole genome shotgun sequence genome:
- the GNG10 gene encoding guanine nucleotide-binding protein G(I)/G(S)/G(O) subunit gamma-10, producing MSSGASASALQRLVEQLKLEAGVERIKVSQAAAELQQYCMQNACKDALLVGVPAGSNPFREPRSCALL from the exons ATGTCCTCCGGGGCCAGCGCGAGCGCCCTGCAGCGCCTGGTGGAGCAGCTCAAGCTGGAGGCCGGCGTGGAGCGCATCAAG GTTTCTCAGGCGGCTGCGGAGCTTCAGCAGTACTGCATGCAGAACGCCTGCAAGGATGCCCTGCTGGTTGGCGTTCCTGCTGGAAGCAACCCCTTCCGGGAGCCCAGATCCTGTGCTTTACTCTGA